The Clostridium aceticum genomic interval TTAATTGGTCTGCAACGAAGTCAAAAGGTGCCTCTGTCATTAGTTCGATTCCACCTAAAGGAGAATAACCATACTTTTCAGTTAGTTTTCCAATTACTCCCAAAGCAGCAAACAACTCATCATAATAGGCTTTGAAGGCTTTCCCAAAAGCTATAGCTCTTTGACCAGGGTTTGTATCCAATTCTGTATAGATTCGAGGTAGAATTTTTTCCATAATACAATCATAGGGTGAAGCAATAAATTCATCATATTCTTCAGCTTCCAGCCCATGAATCTCAGGGTGCTGCATAAAACCACTGGAGCCCATAACAAAGTTTCTAGCTCCTAACAGTTTATAATGCAAAGGATTTCTTAAATTCATTGCTGCAGGATTAGTATCAGAAACAAAATCCTGACAAACCTTTTCATATACTTCCTCCAGCAAATTATAATCCCACTGTACTTCTGCTAGATCTTTGCCTGCATATTGAATGGCAAACTCAAGCGTTAAGTTGGAGTTAACTGGCACTCTCTTAGGAATTTTGCCATCATATATGTCTTTAAATAGTTGTGTTCTTTCCTGCTGTAAAGCCTTTACGTCTTGTGCCGTTACAGCACTAGTCATATTAGCTCACCCACCCTTGACAAATCTTTACTCCTTCTGCAGCATTTGTAGTGAAAGCATCTGCCCCAACATGTTGGCAAGCTTCTTTGGTTACAGGGTTACCACCGATGATGATTTTTACATCATCTCTTAATCCTTGATTTTTCATTTCATCTATAATATTTTTCATAGAATCAATAGCTAAAGTAAGCACGCCACTCATTCCTATAATCTGTGGTTTTGTTTCTTTAACCTTTTGTACAAAAGCTTCTGCTGATTGGTCAATACCGATATCATGTACTTCAAAACCAGCTGCTTCTGACATACTTCTAAAGATGTTTTTACCAATATCATGTAGGTCTCCCTCTACTGTACCAAGAACAATGGTGCCTACTTTTTCTGTAGATCCAGAACCAATTACTGGCTTTAATGTTTCAATAGCACTGGTTAATAATTCTCCTGCAAAGATTAAATCACCAACAAAGTACTCTCCCTTGTCAAATAAATCCCCTACAACTGCCATTCCTTGTTGGCATGCGTTTACTACCTTTTGTGCATCTTCTTCACTTGGGTTTGTTCCTACAAACTCATTTAGCATCTCTAATACTTGGTCCTCATCAAGTTCTCCTACCGCTTGTGTCAATACGTTTAAGTCCATTGTTAATTCTGCCATTTTTAATTCCCCCTTGTTTTTATTTGGATTGTATCGTTTAAAAAAACATCTCTCTTATCTGTATATTATTAATTAAGTACTTCATTTATAATTAAATAAGGTGATTGAATACGTTTTCAATTTTCTGTAGAAGGTTTCTATTTTTATTATCTATATGATTACTCCTTGATAGGACCAATTTTATTCTTTCTATAGGCATTGGAGTATTTTCTACAGTGCTTATCTTTTCCAAGTAGTGCTTCTGTTGCCAGCAATGCTGCCATCATATCTCTGTTGCAAGGATCCATAATTGCAGAGTCCATACCTACATAAGAAGCAATTGTTAAGAAACTTTGATTTACTACTTTTCTTAAAGGCATACCGAAGGAGATATTACTCAATCCTGAAGTCACTTTAATAGTAGGATACATTTCCTTAATTGTTTTGGTTGTTTCTACAAAGTTCGTTAAGGATGTATTGTCTGTTGAAAGTGCCATTACTAAAGGATCGATATGTATTCTATCTGGTGTAATATCATACTTTGCAGCCTTTTCAACCAAAATTTTTGTTATATCTACTCTTGTTTGAACATCTGAAGGAATTCCTTTATTATCACAGGTTAATCCAATTACCTGCCACTCTGTTCCTTGAATCAATGGGTAAATCACTTCACACTTTCCACCTTCTTCAGATACAGAATTAATAAGCCCTGGTTTTTTAGCATATTTTAATACAGCTTCAATTGTTTTTGCATTTGGACTATCAATACTTAATGGCTTGTTTACCGCATCTTGAACAATGTCCATTAACCACTTTAAGGTTTCAACTTCAAACTCAGGTGCAGTACTTGCACATACATCAATATAATCAGCACCTGTATCTACTTGCTTTAAGGCAAGATTTCGAATAAACTCTTCGTCTTTGCTTTCAATAGCTTTTTTCACACTTGGAATTGTTCCATTAATCTTTTCCCCAATAATAATCATTTAAATTCCCACCTTTATTAAAAATATATCTTCGTCTCCTGTATATACATGTATTGTATCTGTATATACTTATAATTATATCAGACATTTTTCTCCTGTCAATATATCTGTAAAGGTTTTTTATAATTTTCAAAATATTTTTTTCTATAGCAAATTTTAGATTTATCTATCACCTTTTAAGAAGGTTTTTAGAATTTCTTTTTCATAACTGTCCTTTATCTCTTCCAATAGCGCTATTCCTCTTTTACAGTACACCTCTAGCTCCAAGTCTAAATAGTCATTAAATACCTCGCCTATGACTTTATTTTTAATTGCTCTTACTTTGATCTCTGCCTTCACACGGTATAATATACCCAGCTCATAAGGACTTTTTAATTTTTTAGCATATCCTTCTGCTGTCTTTAGGTACGCCAATGCTCTTTTATATCTTCCTTCTCGAACTAATAACAGTGCCATGTATCCTTCAGCTACAGCCCTTCCCCAAAACACCTCTAGCTGACAATATAAGTCAATAGCTCTCTCTAAGTATTCCTTTGCCCTCTGATAATCTCCCATTTCCAAAGCAGCTTGTGCCGCATTGGTATTGAATTGAGTTAACCCTTTGATCACTTTATTTTCTTCGCATATAGCTATCGCCTGATCATAATAATTTAGAGCCTTAGAAAATTTCATATTATATCTTCTTATTTCTCCGATATAGTTGTAGGCCGCCGCAATATTTATCACATATTTATTGTCAAACTCTGTGATTTCCTCAAATATTTTTATGGAAGTTCTTAAAATCTCTTCTGCTTTGGTATACTCTGTCATCATCATTTTGTTTAGTCCTTTTAACCGCAGCAAAATTCCTATTTCTTTTGCATTGTCATAGACTTGAGCCAATGCAAGACCCTCTTCTACATACAAAGTCATTTCTTCAGTCTTATGGGTCTGTATGCAATAATAAATCATCTGCTTATAACCCTTTAAACTATATACATAGTCTCTGACTTTTCTTGATACCTCTATCATTTGCCGAATATAAGTCACACCTTCTTTGTATTGCCCTTCTCTTATGGCATGTCTGCCTCTTATATATAAGAATTCCATTTGCAATTTCATGACTTCCTTTAAAGAAGGATGATGCTCCTTCACCTGCTGCAATTCCACTTCCAGCTCCTTAAGAGATTGAAGTAATTCCTTTGCTGTAGCTCCAAAAAACTCTTCTTTTTCTGTATTTATCTGATTCGCTTGAGGAAATACTTCATAGCTAAAATCCAAGTAATTATTAATATTCTTTATCTTGTACATTAAAGCTTTAAATTGGTTTCCAGCATGAGAGAAATGATAAATTAATCTGGAATAATTTAATGTATCTACCTTGTCGTGTTTCAATCGATTTTCTATGATGTTCCCTACTTTGTTGTGTAATACTTTTCTCATGGCTGGAGACTGTTGCGAGTAAATAAACTCCCTCAATTTTAAATGCGTAAACTGAAATGCAATTTCACTTCCTTTGCCTAATTCCCCCACGATATTTTTGTTTTGTAATTCTTCTATGATCTGCATTACCTGTAGTTCATCCCAGTTCATCAAGTCAGTCAGTAGATCTAATGAAGCTTTATCAAAAAAGAGAGAAATGATATTTAATAGTTTTCTGCCTTCTTCAGAGACTTCCAAAAACCTGCTTTTTAAAATATCTTGCATTTTGGGAGTGATTTTATCAAAGTCCTTCTTTTTATTTATAGAATGAATATATTCCAAAATAAAGAAGGTATTTCCTTCTGTTTCTTTATATATTTTTTCTACTAAATCCCCTTCAGGTAAAACGTATGGTAACATCTTATGTACAAAATCTCCTACCTCCTGAGAAGTAAATCTTTTTATAAGCATTTCTTCAATAGGATAGTGTTTTTTTATCTTTGTCATAAATTTATCTATTTTTTTATCATAGCCATCTCTACATGTTCCTACAAAAAGTATATTCTTCCCTTGATCCTGTTGCAAAACACTACTTAGAAGGGATAAACTCATACTGTCTACCCATTGTAGATCCTCAAAAACAATGACGATTTTCTTTATCTTACTGATTTTTTTAAAAAATCCTAGTACAGCATCCTCTACAAGCCTATAGTTAAAGTGGTTTAGCTCCTCAACAAAGCTTATAGAAACTGTAGTATTTTCTGCTGCAAATCCAGGGAATATAGAGCTGAGTATATCCTTCCATAAGGGTGGAAGGTCTATTTCTTCTTGTAGGAGCATTTCTGATAACAAAGAAAAGATTGTATTCCATGGCTTTAAAAAATAGCTCTCCTCTGCTTGGTAACAGTTGGTTTCCATCAGATATACATCCTTCTTGTCTATGTTTTTTAAAAACTGATTTTTCAATCTACTTTTTCCGATACCAGCTTCTCCTACCACCAGATACGAATGACTGCTACCTTTTTTGATAAAACTTCTATAGTTATTTAATAGTCTTTTTACCTCTTCCTTTCTTCCGTAAAAAAAGTCTTCTTGTTTTCCTTGACTTCTTGTTTCTTCTTGTTGCCTATTGCTCAAAATCTCTTGAAGCAGATCTTTGGTAGCTACATCCGGCATGATTCCTAATTCCTCTTGCAGTACTTGTTGTAATCGATTATAAAGGTCTATCGCTTTATTATAAGACCCTTGGCGGCTGTACAAGTTCATAAGTATGCGATAGGCATTTTCATTATAGGAATCTGTATGAACCAGTAATTTTGCATAATATTCTAACATTTCCTGATCTTCTTCAGCAGAAAGCTGGTGTAGCTTTTCTTGGAGTTTTATAATATAGAGATCTCTATAATATCCTCTGTTTTCAGACATCCATCCTTCAAAAACTTCGTCTTCCTTAACATGAAAGCCTTGAAGAAATTCACCATCATAGATCTCAATAGCATTTTCTTCATCTGAGAGAAATACTTTTAAATCACTTTCTAGTTTGATATCAGGATTTAACATGACAATAGATTTTTTAGGAGAAATAATAATATTTAAATCAAAAGCTTTTCTAATCTTATACATTGCATTTCTTAAATTTTTTTTAGCCGTTTCCTCTTCCATCTCTCCCCACAAAAGATGTACTAGTTCATCCCGTGTAGCCTGTTGATGCACAACCAGGTAATAAAACAAGGCCTCCGCCTTTTTAAAAGGCAGAAACACTTTTTTACTATTTTTAAAAATAGTAGGTGTATTAAAGAACTTTACATAAATACAATCCATGACTTATCCACCTTTTTCTACTAAAATCTTTAAAAATCTGTTTTATAATCATTTAAAATTGATATTGATTTTTATTTAGTTCACATTTTTATTATAATGGATAAATAAAAATATGACAAAGGCTGCCCTCTGTCATATTTTACGATGATCTATGAATTTCAATTTAGGAAAAACATGTAAATGAACCTTGCTTCTCCTTTTCTATCTTCCATGTCTTTTACAACTTTACATTAGCTAGAATATCTTTTTCCAATGCGCCTATTTTTGTTTCTATTTCCTTCACCTTCTGAGAAACTTCTTCTACAAACGCAGCATCTTGGATAGATCCAAGGTTGATTTTTACATTATATAAAGCTGAAAGCACCGCAGTTCTTGCCATCATCGCTGCTACAGCTCCGTCTGTAATAGCATTTTGGTTTCCCTTTACAACGACAGTTTCAATCCTCTGCATCATAGAAAATGCTTTTTGTGCTACTGTTAGAGGCACTAAAGCTGCTTTTTTTGTTGCCTCTTCAATGGCCTCTTTTCTTTTAGCCACTTCTTCTTCTGTTTCTTTAGGCAGCTTAAAGGCAGCCATTACTTCGTTATAAGCATCTGAATCCTTATCGATGTCTTCTATTAGCTCTTGTCTAGCTTGAAGAACGTCTTTAACTACATCCTTCATCTCTTCTTCTACTTCCACATACTTTTTTCTTCCTATAGTTAAATTAGCCACCATTTCTGTTAGAGCAGCAGCTACTGAAGCACTTAGGGCTGCTACACTTCCTCCTCCTGGCACTGGATCATTAGAGGCGGTTTTTTGTAAAAAATCCTTTACGGTTAAATCTGTTAACATCTTTCTCTCCCCTTTCAAACCTTTTCTATTTTAGGAAAAACAACGACACCATCTTTCACTACCTTCTCTACTGTACTTACACCAATATGATAAGGTATGTACTTATAAGAGGGAAACTCCAAGATAACAATATCTCCTTGTTTTCCTATATCTATACTACCAATTTTATCAGCTCTGTCAACAGCTGCTGCTCCATTAATGGTTAGTGCTGTAAGGGCTTCTTCTGTAGTAATACCCATATACAGTGTAGCTAGAGCAAAAATCAGTGGAATAGACTCTGTAAAACAGCTGCCGGGATTCAAGTCTGTTGCTAAAGCCACAGCACAGTTTTGATCAATCATATACCTGCCTCTAGCAAACTCCTCCTTCAAGCTAAAGGCGGTTCCAGGTAGAAGGGTAGCTACTACTCCTGCCTTTTCCATATCTCTTATCCCCTGGTCAGAAGCCTGTAGCAAGTGATCAGCAGATATAGCACCCAACTCTGCTGCTAATTCTGCTCCTCCTAGTGGCACAATTTCATCCGCATGAAGTTTTATTTTAAAGCCCATTTCTTTTGCTTTTGTTAGAAGCCTTCTGGATTGTTCTATAGAAAATACCTTATCCTCACAAAAGACATCACAAAACTCCGCCAGTTTTCTTTCAGCTACATCTGGCATCACTTTTTCAATGAAAAAGTCTATCAATATATCTTCTTTTCCTTTATATTCCTTAGGTACTGCATGGGCACCTAAAAAGGTGCTGACAACATCAATAGGATGCACAGCGTCTACTTCCTTCATGACCTCCAACTGCTTCATTTCCGTATCATAATCTAAACCATAGCCGCTTTTACCTTCAACCGTTGTTACGCCAAAGGACAGCATGCAATCCAGTCTTTTCATAGCACTTTCGAAGAGTTCTTCCTTAGTAGCTTCCTTGGTAGCCTTCACACTGCTAAGGATACCTCCACCCCGTTCCATAATATCCATATAACTATCTCCTCGAAGTCTCCAAGAGAATTCTTCCGCTCTATAACCACCAAAGAGAAAATGTGTATGGGAATCAACAAAGCCAGGTAATACTGCCTTATTGCTGGCATCAATCACTTCGTAGTTTTCCTCAGAATATTGTTTTAGTATTTCTTCTGTCTTTCCCACCGCCTTGATAATGCCCTCTTCAATGACGACAGCCCCATCAAGAATAATTTGAAGGTCTGACATTTCCTTGCCTTTTTTTGCTCTAAACCCACTGCAGGTCACAAGTTCCGCAGCATTTTTGATCAATAAATTTCCTTTTTTCATCATCATCACTCCATCAATCTAGCTTCTAACACCTGCTCCATAGAAAAATCCTCTAAGCCAAGATAATAAGCTGCTGTATCTACAAGAGCTTCCATAGGAACAGAACCAATAACTTCACTTCCTATCACGTTTACCCCATATCGTTTGGCTTCTATTCTAATCAGTTCAAACACTCTATATAAAGCGGTTTTTGTATAGTCTGTCATATTCATAGAAACCTGAACAATGCCTCGGTCCTTTAACTCTACACCTATTCCTTTACAATATCTAAGGCCTCCACTCATATGTCTTACGTTTTTTGCAATCTTGTCAGCTATTTCTAATCGATCTGTATCTAAGTTTACATTGTAGGCCACTAAAGGCATCCTAGCACCTACAGCAGTAACACCAGCGGTAGGATGAATTTCCTTCGGTCCAAAGTCAGGATGCCAATCAGGTTGTTTTACTTTTTCAGCCATACCTTCAAACTGTCCTTTTCTCACTTGAGCCAAGTTCTCTCTTTCAGGTGTTGAAGCTGCCTTTTCGTATAAATAAATAGGTAGGTTATATTTTTTAGATGCTTCTTCAGCTACTTCCTTTGCCAGCTCTACTGCTTCTGTCATACTTACATTGGTAATAGGAATAAAGGGAACAACATCTACTGCGCCCATCCTAGGATGCTGTCCTTCGTGTTTGGTCATATCTATGACTTCTATGGCGATTCCTATCGCCTCTATTACTGCATTTTTTAGAGGCTGAGGCTCACCTACCACCGTTACCACTGCTCTATTATGATCTTCATCTCTGCTATAATCCAGTAGTTTTACCCCTTCTTTTCCTCTAAAGGCATCTACAATTTTTTCTATTTTTTGTAAATCTTTGCCTTCACTGAAATTAGGTACACATTGTAGAATTTTTTTCTTATGACTCATAATAAATTTTCCACCTTTCACTACATACTTATTATTTTTTGAAAGCCTTGTCTACTAAATCCTTTATCAAATCTTCCTTAGGAATAAAAGGTAAGGTAATATGATCGGTTGTAGTATTTTCTTGATTGTATTCTATACTAGTTGAAATAGAGTTTTCATTTCTAGCCCATGCTCTTCTAGCAACTCCCCCCATTACATCCCAAGGCATTGCAGTTCTTAGTATATTATCTACCCTTTCACTGCCATCTAGTACCATACCAAATCCACCATTAATCGATTTTCCTATTCCTACGCCGCCTCCATTATGAAGAGCAATTAAACTCATTCCTCTAGCTGCATTTCCTGCAAAACATTGGGTAGCCATATCTGCCATTACATTACTTCCGTCCTTGATATTTGAAGTTTCTCTAAAAGGGGAATCTGTACCACTTACATCATGATGATCCCGTCCTAGCATAATAGGACCTACTTCACCATTTCTAACCATCTCATTAAACTTCAGGGCGATTCTCGTTCTCCCCATAGCATCTTGGTATAGAATTCTCGCCTGCGTTCCAACCACCATCTTGTTTTTTTCTGCATCACGAATCCATACATAATTATCTCTATCTTGTCCTCTTCTATTAGGGTCGATCAGATCCATGGCTGCTTTATCAGTTTTGATTAAGTCTTCATGCTTTCCACTTAAGCATACCCATCTAAAAGGCCCATAGCCATAGTCAAATAACTCCGGTCCCATAATATCTTCTACATAAGAAGGAAAAATAAAACCTTCTTTTTCATCTCGACCATTCTTAGAAATTTCCTTTACACCAGCATCATAGACAGACTTCATAAAAGCATTGCCGTAATCGAAGAAATAGGTGCCTCTTTCTACCAGTGTTTTGATCAACTGAAAATGTTCCTTTAGCGTTTTGTCTACTAACTGTTTGAACTTTTCTCTATCACGTTTTAGCATATCTGTTCTCTCATCAAAACTCAGTTCTCTTGGACAATACCCACCTTCATATACAGCATGACAAGAGGTTTGATCAGAAAGTAAATCAATTTTTATATGGTTGTCTACAGCATACTGTAATAAATCAACAATATTTCCGTGATAAGCTATAGAAACAGTCTCCCTTTTTTCTATATATTCTTTGGCTGTATCAAATACTTCCTTTAGATCTGCGGAAACCTTGCTTACCCAACCTTGATCGTATCTAGTTTGAATTCTAGAGGAATCTACTTCAGCAACAATTCCTACACCATTGGCGATTTCTACAGCTTTAGGCTGGGCTCCACTCATTCCTCCAAGTCCCGATGTTACAAACAACACACCGCTTAGGTCTTCATCTTGTTTTAATCCTAGTTTTAATCTTCCTGCATTTAACAAAGTATTGAAGGTACCGTGGACAATTCCCTGTGGTCCTATATACATCCATCCTCCAGCTGTCATTTGTCCATAATTAGCAACCCCCATTTGCTCTGCTATGTCCCAATCCTTTAAGTTATCAAACATACCCACCATAAGGGCATTGGTAATAATAACTCTAGGTGCATCTGCCTTTGACTTAAATAAACCTAGGGGATGACCAGACTCAATGACTAGGGTTTGTTCATTGGTCATAACTTCAAGGTACTTTTTGATTAGCTGATATTGCATCCAGTTCTGACATACCTTTCCTGTTTCCCCATAGGTTACTAATTCATAAGGGTAAAGAGCAATATCAAAGTCTAAGTTGTTATCCATCATTACTTGAAAGGCTTTTCCTTCAATACAATTGCCTTTATATTCATCTATAGATTTTGCTTTTATATTTCCTTGTGGTCTATAACGATAGCCATAGATTCTTCCTAGTGTCATCAGTTCCTCTAAAAATTCCGGTGCCAAAACTTCATGTAATTCTTCAGGAATATAACGCAAGGCATTTTTCAAAGCTATTTCAGTCTGGGTTTTTGTAAGCTTAAAACCTCGATCAGGTGCTCGGCGAATACCCTCTACAAACTCAGGATATTCTGGTAAAACATTATCTAGTTTGATGGTCATTGCATGAAATATATTGGTATTACTGATCATGTCAAAACTCCCCTTTCAACTATTCTTTATATACTTCTCTTTAAGTTAAATTATATTGATCTTCCGTCACCATAACGTCTAATTTTTATATTTTTTGCAAAAAAAAGTCTGACTATTTGTCAGATTTTTTTGCTTATACTGCTTTTAGTATGTCCACAATACCATTATTTAATTGTTCTGTTAAATCAACATTTTTCCTTATTTCAATTGGATTGCCTAAAGCATCACGTAAAACTCTTACCACTGGTCTTGTGGGAAAATCTTCATGAGAATTCACCACAATTCCTTCTTCACCGGATCGTAGTTTTACTAAAGTTCCTACTGGATAAATAGAAATCTGCTTTAGAAATATTTTTACTAAATCACAGTCAAATTGATGATATCCCATCGTTATTAAATACTCGATGGCATCATGAGGAGGAATACCTGGTCGATAAACCCTGTGGGAGGTTAGAGCATCGTATACATCACATATAGCTACAATTCTTGAAAATTCATGTATTTGTTTACCTATAAGTCCGCTGGGGTATCCTTTTCCATCAAAACGTTCGTGGTGATCTCGAATAATCCAAGAAACTTCCTCCTTGAGTCCCTTTAGATTTCCTACTACTTGATACCCATATAACGTGTGTTTCTTCATTTCTTTATATTCTTCCTCTGTTAAAGCTCCTGGCTTCGTTAAAATTTCACTTCTGATATTTACCTTTCCTATGTCATGCAATAAAGCCCCTAGGCCTAAGATCTGCAGATCTTTTTTTTCATACTCTAAGGCTATACCCATAATTAAGGCCAAAACACATACGTTTACACAATGTCCGAAAGTATACTCGTCGATACTCCTTATATCCGTTAAATTTAAAAGAATACCTCTATCCTCCATCAACTCTTCAGTAAGCCGTAGGATAGCAGTTTGTAATTTTTGTATATCCATTTCTTTTTTCATGTGGATACCTGTCACTGCATCCTTTATTGCTGTTAAAGCTATTGTTCTTGTTTCTTCTGTAATGATCTTTTGTATTTCTGGTTTGCTGCTTTTACTCCAATATATATATATATGATTTATACTGTATCTTTTAAGTTTTTCTATGTAAAATTCCTTTAAAACCATCTCCCGATCTATTAGCAGTCTGCCTTCTTTTGTATATATGGGCTTCGCTAAAATCATTCCAGGTGTTGCTGCAGAAGTATAAAGTTTGATCACAGCCTTCCCCCCTCATTTTGGTTAAGTTTACCCTGTTGTTCTCTACTAAACAATATTTTCTACAAAAGAACCAAAATTCCTACTAAATATTAAAATATTTGTAGAAATTTTGGTTCTTTTAGTACTATTTTCCTAATCAAAACTTTCCTGATTCTTCATCTGCAGTCTTTTAGCAATTTCCTCGATTTTTCTTAATCTATGGTTAACACCAGATTTTCCAATGGAAGGCGTAATCATTTGTCCCAATTCCTTTAAACTAGCCTCTTGGTAGTTTAAACGCAAGTCAGCAATCTCTCTCAATCCTTCAGGTAGAGCATTAATCCCTACAGTATCCCTTATATACTCGATGTTTTCAATTTGTCTCATGGAAGCGTTTACAGTTTTGCTTAAATTTGCAGTTTCACAATTGACAATTCTATTTATATCATTTCTCATTTGTTTATAGACCCGGATATTCTCTAAATCTAATAATGCTTTATGGGCTCCTATAATATTTAAAATATCTACCACTTGATCTCCTTCTTTAATATAAACGACATAACTTCCTTTACGTTCTACAGTTTTAGCGTTTAGATTAAATTCATTAATTAAATTTTTGAGATCTTCACTATGCTGTAAGCTGTTGGTAACGAATTCTAAGTGGTAAGTTTTTTCTGGAGCACTGATAGAACCTCCACCTAAAAAGGCTCCCCTTAAATAAGCTCTTTTGCAGCAATGCTTTGTTAAAAGCTCCTTAGGAAGTTCATAGGTTATATCAAAAGAATTGTTATCTTCTTTTAAGATTCCTACTTGTTTTAGAATTGTTACACTCCCCATACCGTGACTAATCATCATCATATAGTAGTTATTTTTCTTGAGCCTTGAATTTCTTCTAATCATTACTTCCGTGTGAATTTCAAATAACTTTTTAATATATTTAAATATCTTTCTAGCAGTAGATGGATTTTCTGTATTGATTCTTAAATTGATTTTTTTAAGTCCTGTCAAGTGCAAAGTTCCACTCATCCTTATAAGAGCTGCTAATTCCGCTAGTTTACAACAATGTTGTTCTGGAAAAATTCTTGCCAACTCTGACTTGGTATTTGCTGAAAAAGACATAACATCACAACCTTTTATCTTATTATTTAGTATTTCCAAAATTAAGTATTATAATTTTAAAAGAACTGTACAAAATAGTAGTGGGTAATATATATTATTAATGGAGGTGTATTGATCAATGAAACAACATCCAAAAATGGAAGTAATGTGTCACGTACACAACTGTAAGTTTAATGAAACCGACTACTGTTTTGCTCCAAAATTAGAAGTAAATGCAAAAGGCAATGCAGATATGGCTAATTCTTCTGACGAAGCACTTTGTACAACTTTCCAATCTAAATAATTCATCTATCTATAAGACCTCACTTACTTTGTGAGGTCTTCTTAATTTCTCGAATAGCTTTTTGGATAATTTCTTTCTCGTCATCGTATTTTGCTAAACCTGCAGCACGATTGATATGAATAAACTTTGCATCAATAAATCCTTCTTCTTTAAGAGGTATGCACTGGATTTGCCTTGCTCGCATCAAAAACCAATGAACTGTCTTATTAATAAGGTCATTATCTTCCCAACTATTTTTAAATGTATAATGAATTTCTCCTAAATATTTCAATACTTCAACTTTTACAGCTGCTTCTTCATGTACCTCCCGCACAGCAGCTTCTTCGATTGTCTCAGGATGTTCTACTTTTCCCTTTGGAAGTACCCAGTCCCCATTATATTTTTTTAACAATAGTATTGCATTGCCAAAAACCACTACCCCGCCAGCGCTGATTTCCTCTCTCACAACTTCAACTCCTTTAAGCTTTATGCGCATTAATCCACGATGAAGTCCTCTAGTATGTCTATTTATTATTTAATAATTTTTTGTGAAATATTATAATAATAAATTACCATATTAAATTATTTATTTC includes:
- a CDS encoding uroporphyrinogen decarboxylase family protein; its protein translation is MTSAVTAQDVKALQQERTQLFKDIYDGKIPKRVPVNSNLTLEFAIQYAGKDLAEVQWDYNLLEEVYEKVCQDFVSDTNPAAMNLRNPLHYKLLGARNFVMGSSGFMQHPEIHGLEAEEYDEFIASPYDCIMEKILPRIYTELDTNPGQRAIAFGKAFKAYYDELFAALGVIGKLTEKYGYSPLGGIELMTEAPFDFVADQLRGFKGITGDLRRCPDKVEAACEVALPLMLKQGTPHHPPSNYGATFIPLHMAPYIRPKDFEKYYWPTFKKLVDGLADKGQPSLLFVEHDWMRYIDYLYELPENTRMWFEYGDPKLVKEKLGKKHIITGFYPIGLLKTGTKQECIDKAKEMIDILAPGGKYIFGFDKGIITADSVNVDNLKAVLEYVAENANY
- a CDS encoding AAA family ATPase, translating into MDCIYVKFFNTPTIFKNSKKVFLPFKKAEALFYYLVVHQQATRDELVHLLWGEMEEETAKKNLRNAMYKIRKAFDLNIIISPKKSIVMLNPDIKLESDLKVFLSDEENAIEIYDGEFLQGFHVKEDEVFEGWMSENRGYYRDLYIIKLQEKLHQLSAEEDQEMLEYYAKLLVHTDSYNENAYRILMNLYSRQGSYNKAIDLYNRLQQVLQEELGIMPDVATKDLLQEILSNRQQEETRSQGKQEDFFYGRKEEVKRLLNNYRSFIKKGSSHSYLVVGEAGIGKSRLKNQFLKNIDKKDVYLMETNCYQAEESYFLKPWNTIFSLLSEMLLQEEIDLPPLWKDILSSIFPGFAAENTTVSISFVEELNHFNYRLVEDAVLGFFKKISKIKKIVIVFEDLQWVDSMSLSLLSSVLQQDQGKNILFVGTCRDGYDKKIDKFMTKIKKHYPIEEMLIKRFTSQEVGDFVHKMLPYVLPEGDLVEKIYKETEGNTFFILEYIHSINKKKDFDKITPKMQDILKSRFLEVSEEGRKLLNIISLFFDKASLDLLTDLMNWDELQVMQIIEELQNKNIVGELGKGSEIAFQFTHLKLREFIYSQQSPAMRKVLHNKVGNIIENRLKHDKVDTLNYSRLIYHFSHAGNQFKALMYKIKNINNYLDFSYEVFPQANQINTEKEEFFGATAKELLQSLKELEVELQQVKEHHPSLKEVMKLQMEFLYIRGRHAIREGQYKEGVTYIRQMIEVSRKVRDYVYSLKGYKQMIYYCIQTHKTEEMTLYVEEGLALAQVYDNAKEIGILLRLKGLNKMMMTEYTKAEEILRTSIKIFEEITEFDNKYVINIAAAYNYIGEIRRYNMKFSKALNYYDQAIAICEENKVIKGLTQFNTNAAQAALEMGDYQRAKEYLERAIDLYCQLEVFWGRAVAEGYMALLLVREGRYKRALAYLKTAEGYAKKLKSPYELGILYRVKAEIKVRAIKNKVIGEVFNDYLDLELEVYCKRGIALLEEIKDSYEKEILKTFLKGDR
- a CDS encoding cobalamin B12-binding domain-containing protein, with the protein product MAELTMDLNVLTQAVGELDEDQVLEMLNEFVGTNPSEEDAQKVVNACQQGMAVVGDLFDKGEYFVGDLIFAGELLTSAIETLKPVIGSGSTEKVGTIVLGTVEGDLHDIGKNIFRSMSEAAGFEVHDIGIDQSAEAFVQKVKETKPQIIGMSGVLTLAIDSMKNIIDEMKNQGLRDDVKIIIGGNPVTKEACQHVGADAFTTNAAEGVKICQGWVS
- a CDS encoding methyltetrahydrofolate cobalamin methyltransferase, encoding MIIIGEKINGTIPSVKKAIESKDEEFIRNLALKQVDTGADYIDVCASTAPEFEVETLKWLMDIVQDAVNKPLSIDSPNAKTIEAVLKYAKKPGLINSVSEEGGKCEVIYPLIQGTEWQVIGLTCDNKGIPSDVQTRVDITKILVEKAAKYDITPDRIHIDPLVMALSTDNTSLTNFVETTKTIKEMYPTIKVTSGLSNISFGMPLRKVVNQSFLTIASYVGMDSAIMDPCNRDMMAALLATEALLGKDKHCRKYSNAYRKNKIGPIKE
- a CDS encoding cyclodeaminase/cyclohydrolase family protein, which produces MLTDLTVKDFLQKTASNDPVPGGGSVAALSASVAAALTEMVANLTIGRKKYVEVEEEMKDVVKDVLQARQELIEDIDKDSDAYNEVMAAFKLPKETEEEVAKRKEAIEEATKKAALVPLTVAQKAFSMMQRIETVVVKGNQNAITDGAVAAMMARTAVLSALYNVKINLGSIQDAAFVEEVSQKVKEIETKIGALEKDILANVKL